Proteins encoded within one genomic window of Macrobrachium nipponense isolate FS-2020 chromosome 9, ASM1510439v2, whole genome shotgun sequence:
- the LOC135218509 gene encoding uncharacterized protein LOC135218509, giving the protein MAPETKVVTPLGKAALMTLGTLFLSLITPLRPVGAEILYAETAPMSFEVWAADLAPGFFLQEQTINDRLCYCKKPGSTGSSTAPLSFSFNTPNPLTSSGVPGSSFEFVFLTPGDQMQLTSKPPQNDTATTGKECGLCNAEYTIGNTNFMDIIEWKSPGWDQGKNYPDGCTCTLKVHVRLSQWGYFVYDFAAGSNIKALNNCAFDRMEVNLNGNKDIWCDADMSKFSGGEYTYGVPQDYTFTFISDAADGNQVAAGFSLTIQAYNFGRHL; this is encoded by the exons ATGGCGCCGGAGACGAAGGTGGTGACTCCCTTGGGAAAGGCGGCGTTAATGACCCTGGGGACTCTGTTCTTGTCTCTCATCACGCCCTTGCGTCCGGTGGGCGCCGAGATCCTCTACGCAGAGACGGCGCCCATGAGCTTCGAAGTTTGGGCGGCCGATCTG GCACCAGGATTCTTCTTGCAAGAGCAGACGATCAACGACCGCCTATGTTATTGCAAGAAACCAGGGAGCACAGGCTCGAGCACCGCCCCCCTGAGCTTCAGCTTCAACACACCCAACCCTCTGACAAGCTCAG GCGTTCCAGGATCGTCCTTTGAATTCGTCTTCCTAACTCCGGGAGACCAGATGCAGCTGACATCCAAACCTCCACAGAACGACACTGCGACCACAGGGAAAG AGTGTGGCCTGTGCAATGCGGAATATACCATCGGTAATACCAACTTTATGGACATAATTGAGTGGAAGTCTCCTGGTTGGGATCAGGGTAAGAATTACCCGGATGGCTGCACTTGTACATTGAAAGTCCAC GTACGTCTGAGCCAGTGGGGCTACTTCGTCTATGACTTCGCCGCTGGGTCTAACATCAAAGCTTTGAACAACTGCGCCTTTGATCGTATGGAGGTCAACCTCAACGGGAACAAGGATAT ATGGTGCGATGCCGACATGTCTAAGTTCAGCGGAGGAGAGTATACGTATGGCGTCCCACAGGACTACACGTTCACCTTCATTTCGGATGCAGCCGACGGAAACCAGGTGGCGGCAGGATTCAGTCTCACAATCCAAG CCTACAATTTCGGCCGGCACCTGTAA